A part of Vigna radiata var. radiata cultivar VC1973A chromosome 11, Vradiata_ver6, whole genome shotgun sequence genomic DNA contains:
- the LOC106777092 gene encoding probable serine/threonine-protein kinase PBL19 — translation MNCLFFKKKSKSHPELPKGRKKKSQVVNGAPKSPSSVPSPRSIKELYREKEQSYRIFSLKELVDATNGFNSMLKIGEGGFGKVYRGTISPKDGAAPIVVAIKKLNAHGLQGHKEWLAEVQFLSVANHPNLVKLLGYCSIDSKRGIQRLLVYEFMSNRSLEDHLFSVSLPPLPWPTRLQIMLGAAQGLYYLHNGLEIQVIYRDFKSSNVLLDKQFHPKLSDFGLAREGPTGDKTHVSTAVVGTQGYAAPEYVQTGHLKVQSDIWSFGVVLYEILTGRRALNRNRPIGEQKLVEWVKHYPANSSRFSTIIDRRLNNQYSLAAARKVANLADRCLKKNPQDRPSMNQIVETLNQALQDSQTQNTSPNNTSKSTPSRLLSTTQ, via the exons ATGAACTGTTTGTTCttcaaaaagaaatcaaaatcccACCCAGAACTCCCAAAGGGACGGAAGAAGAAAAGCCAGGTTGTGAATGGAGCACCCAAGTCCCCAAGCTCGGTACCATCGCCGAGGAGCATAAAAGAATTGTACAGAGAGAAGGAACAGAGTTACagaattttcagtttaaaaGAGCTTGTAGATGCAACAAATGGTTTCAATAGCATGCTGAAGATTGGAGAAGGTGGTTTTGGAAAAGTATATAGAGGAACCATCAGTCCTAAAGATGGAGCTGCTCCAATTGTAGTCgcaataaaaaaacttaacGCGCATGGCTTAcag GGACATAAAGAATGGCTAGCGGAAGTTCAATTTCTGAGCGTTGCCAACCACCCTAATTTGGTCAAGCTTCTGGGATACTGCTCAATAGACAGTAAAAGAGGAATCCAACGGTTGTTGGTATATGAGTTCATGTCTAACAGGAGTCTGGAAGATCATCTTTTCAGTGTTTCTTTACCTCCTTTGCCTTGGCCAACAAGATTGCAGATCATGCTCGGTGCTGCTCAAGGATTGTATTATCTCCACAACGGATTGGAGATTCAG GTGATCTACCGAGATTTCAAATCTTCAAATGTGTTGCTGGACAAGCAATTTCATCCCAAACTTTCAGATTTTGGTCTTGCAAGAGAGGGTCCTACAGGTGACAAGACTCATGTATCTACTGCG GTAGTGGGGACACAGGGATATGCTGCCCCAGAGTATGTTCAAACGGGTCATCTGAAAGTTCAGAGTGATATTTGGAGTTTTGGTGTGGTGCTTTATGAGATCCTGACAGGGAGACGTGCATTGAATAGAAACCGTCCAATAGGAGAACAAAAGCTTGTAGAATGGGTTAAACATTATCCTGCCAACAGTAGCAGGTTCAGCACCATCATCGACCGACGTCTCAATAACCAATACTCTCTTGCTGCAGCTCGGAAAGTAGCCAACTTGGCAGATCGCTGCTTGAAGAAGAATCCTCAAGACAGACCCTCCATGAATCAGATAGTGGAAACCTTGAACCAAGCATTGCAGGATTCACAAACCCAAAACACTTCACCTAATAACACTTCTAAATCCACACCATCCAGATTGCTCTCAACTACtcaataa